Proteins encoded in a region of the Paenibacillus sp. W2I17 genome:
- a CDS encoding alpha/beta hydrolase — protein sequence MYPTSQSEAPLQTKVSDLPTSLSPRLIRFKHIIVALLLSVVFFLLFCFIALHGYIAWVLSNPTVAPVFSNPMQAKNMKYEDITFPAADGSRTMQGWYIPADNAASKTIIFSHGYGANREETWVPMYDLAHYAHQLGFNVVMFDYGFASQVNKAVATGGKAESQQLLGAIQFAKQRGAQELVVWGFSMGAGTALQTGLITKEVDAMILDSAFLLEPDTLYHNIHNQIDLPRQPTLEIMKLLFPVLNGTGLQQIPYQEVKKEDYPFPIFFIHGTEDEKAPYPIAEQLAANQTNPYSDVWIVQDAHHELIFREHPKEYLRRVSTFLSHVTKTSSDDVQNTNNGE from the coding sequence ATGTATCCAACATCCCAGAGCGAAGCCCCGCTGCAAACAAAAGTGTCCGATCTGCCCACTTCCCTATCACCGAGGCTGATTCGGTTCAAACATATTATCGTAGCGTTGCTGCTCTCCGTTGTATTTTTTCTACTGTTTTGTTTTATTGCACTGCATGGTTACATCGCATGGGTATTATCCAATCCTACTGTAGCGCCGGTCTTCTCCAATCCAATGCAGGCCAAGAACATGAAGTACGAAGACATCACGTTCCCGGCAGCAGATGGCAGCCGGACGATGCAGGGATGGTATATACCTGCTGACAACGCTGCAAGCAAAACGATTATCTTCAGTCACGGTTACGGTGCCAACCGGGAGGAAACATGGGTACCCATGTACGATCTGGCCCACTATGCTCATCAACTTGGATTCAATGTGGTGATGTTCGATTATGGTTTCGCCTCCCAGGTGAACAAAGCTGTAGCCACAGGTGGCAAAGCTGAGTCACAGCAATTGCTGGGCGCGATCCAGTTCGCCAAGCAGCGCGGTGCACAGGAACTGGTTGTCTGGGGTTTCTCCATGGGTGCCGGTACAGCGTTACAAACCGGACTTATTACGAAGGAAGTCGATGCGATGATTCTGGACAGTGCGTTCCTGCTTGAGCCGGATACGCTGTACCACAACATTCATAACCAGATCGATCTCCCGCGTCAGCCTACACTCGAGATTATGAAGCTGTTGTTCCCTGTTCTGAATGGTACCGGACTGCAACAGATTCCATACCAGGAAGTGAAAAAGGAAGATTATCCGTTCCCGATTTTCTTCATCCATGGTACAGAGGACGAGAAGGCGCCTTATCCAATTGCCGAGCAGCTCGCTGCCAACCAGACCAATCCGTACTCGGATGTATGGATTGTCCAGGATGCGCATCATGAGTTGATCTTCCGGGAGCATCCGAAGGAATATCTGCGCCGTGTCTCAACTTTCCTGAGTCATGTAACGAAGACAAGCAGTGACGATGTGCAGAACACGAATAATGGAGAATAA
- a CDS encoding Fe-Mn family superoxide dismutase, with protein MNWYGYGHLLPLRTLEEIRFWKEQEKEHTLVIRALVPDLEPPYVKLLEEWEVTFANSERVANQLLKQLLPGTHPPAPYIVRCIDQLVLAARQQSREFIKQLYVLLEQSAAVQAVPLAKVLILHFIRESEYFLGVLDTLGQPGILRETDSEPSLFLENALHTSVSGSVHRQASEAPTSPEGNVNAPAASAQIQSATVQPPSTGATQATPSSTAPPVKEKPVPIGGHTLPPLPYAYNALEPHIDELTMRIHHDKHHQSYVDGLNVAEKKLAESRKKNNFELIKHWERELAFNGAGHYLHTIFWTIMNPAGGGKPSGMLAEQIKRDFGSYEAFKNQFTEAANKVEGSGWAMLVWSPRAHRLEILQAEKHQNLSQSDIVPLLPLDVWEHAYYLKHQNERKKYIEDWWNVVYWPAVAERYETARKLLWPPY; from the coding sequence ATGAACTGGTATGGATATGGTCACCTGCTGCCTCTGCGGACATTGGAGGAAATCCGTTTCTGGAAAGAGCAGGAGAAAGAACATACACTCGTCATTCGTGCCCTGGTTCCTGATCTGGAGCCCCCGTACGTCAAGCTACTGGAGGAATGGGAGGTTACCTTTGCAAACAGTGAACGAGTAGCCAATCAGCTTTTAAAACAACTATTGCCTGGAACCCATCCGCCTGCTCCCTACATCGTTCGTTGTATCGATCAACTTGTGTTGGCAGCTCGGCAGCAATCGAGAGAGTTCATCAAACAGCTGTATGTTCTTCTGGAGCAAAGTGCTGCTGTGCAAGCTGTTCCGCTTGCCAAAGTACTCATTCTGCATTTTATCCGCGAATCGGAGTATTTTCTGGGCGTATTGGATACGCTTGGCCAACCTGGCATCTTACGCGAAACGGATTCGGAGCCATCACTTTTTCTGGAAAATGCGTTGCATACGTCAGTGTCAGGAAGTGTCCATCGCCAAGCTTCAGAAGCTCCAACTTCTCCAGAGGGGAATGTAAATGCACCTGCCGCTTCAGCTCAGATCCAATCCGCAACCGTTCAACCGCCTTCTACCGGAGCAACACAAGCCACACCCAGCTCTACAGCACCTCCCGTAAAAGAGAAGCCGGTTCCCATCGGAGGACACACACTGCCCCCTCTCCCCTATGCGTACAATGCGCTGGAGCCACATATTGATGAGCTGACGATGCGTATCCATCATGACAAACACCATCAATCTTATGTGGATGGACTAAATGTAGCAGAGAAGAAGCTGGCGGAATCGCGAAAAAAGAATAACTTTGAACTCATCAAACATTGGGAACGTGAACTTGCCTTCAACGGGGCAGGCCACTACCTGCATACGATCTTCTGGACAATTATGAATCCTGCTGGCGGCGGCAAACCTTCCGGTATGCTGGCAGAGCAGATCAAGCGGGATTTCGGAAGTTATGAAGCGTTTAAGAATCAATTCACAGAAGCCGCGAACAAGGTGGAAGGCAGTGGCTGGGCGATGCTTGTCTGGAGCCCGAGAGCACATCGTTTGGAGATTTTGCAGGCGGAAAAACACCAGAACCTGTCCCAGTCCGATATCGTACCGCTCCTGCCACTGGATGTGTGGGAACATGCCTACTATCTGAAACATCAGAATGAACGCAAAAAGTATATCGAGGATTGGTGGAATGTTGTCTACTGGCCCGCTGTTGCCGAGCGTTACGAAACAGCACGCAAGTTGTTGTGGCCGCCTTATTAA
- a CDS encoding lipoate--protein ligase family protein — MSVPSHSDQPVQPEKGLQADQQASLRLQIWETPLMRQGSSVLEAFAWEEVMCRRVGAGHLPVAHIWRHPDAFVAGLRDRRLPQAVEAMEQIRSQGTAVCVRPSGGAAVPLNPGVVNVSLILPNPGHAINIHDDFREMASIIAESLTPWSNQAQTGEVQGAFCPGDYDVSVGGLKFCGIAQRRQAKAYIITAFIIVEGQGDQLAADVRQFYQHAAGGESEGYPDVQPGTMASLKELAGVPSAAAYTAALVRTLRDRYPQAETSRVLSVGSEEVRLTAEQMKLRYD; from the coding sequence ATGAGTGTACCTTCCCATTCAGATCAACCGGTTCAGCCGGAAAAGGGACTACAGGCAGATCAACAGGCTTCATTGCGTCTGCAAATCTGGGAGACACCACTCATGCGACAAGGTAGTAGTGTACTCGAAGCTTTTGCTTGGGAAGAAGTTATGTGCAGGCGGGTTGGGGCAGGGCATCTACCTGTTGCGCATATATGGAGACACCCAGATGCCTTTGTAGCGGGTCTGCGTGACCGCAGGTTGCCACAGGCTGTAGAAGCGATGGAACAGATTAGAAGCCAAGGGACAGCGGTCTGTGTTCGGCCTTCGGGTGGAGCGGCAGTACCCTTAAACCCAGGGGTAGTTAATGTGTCGCTGATTCTGCCTAATCCCGGACATGCCATCAATATTCATGATGATTTCCGGGAGATGGCTTCGATTATTGCCGAGTCGCTAACGCCGTGGTCGAATCAGGCGCAGACAGGCGAAGTCCAGGGTGCTTTTTGCCCGGGAGATTATGATGTCAGTGTAGGTGGATTGAAATTCTGTGGTATTGCCCAGCGCAGGCAGGCAAAGGCGTATATCATTACGGCTTTTATCATCGTGGAAGGTCAGGGTGATCAACTGGCAGCGGACGTGCGACAATTCTATCAGCATGCAGCAGGTGGGGAGAGTGAAGGATATCCTGATGTTCAACCTGGCACGATGGCAAGTCTGAAAGAACTGGCAGGTGTACCTTCAGCTGCGGCATATACTGCGGCTTTGGTTCGAACACTGCGCGATCGCTATCCGCAGGCGGAGACCAGCAGGGTGCTTAGCGTTGGCTCTGAAGAAGTACGCCTGACAGCTGAGCAGATGAAGCTGCGATACGATTAA
- the folE gene encoding GTP cyclohydrolase I FolE, which produces MAGVKDYLNSKVSDNREKIEYHVEQILKLIGEDSTREGLLETPARVTRMYEEIFGGYEVDPRDVLGVTFDENHEELVIVKDIVYYSQCEHHMAPFFGKVHIGYVPSGKIVGLSKMARLVEAVTRRLQVQERITSQIADILTEAVEPHGVMVVVEGEHLCMCSRGVKKPGSKTVTSAVRGSFRENPAQRAEFLSLVKD; this is translated from the coding sequence GTGGCTGGCGTTAAAGATTATTTGAATTCAAAAGTATCCGACAATCGGGAAAAGATCGAGTATCATGTAGAGCAGATCCTGAAATTGATTGGAGAAGATAGTACACGTGAAGGGCTGCTTGAAACGCCTGCACGTGTGACCCGAATGTATGAAGAAATTTTTGGTGGATATGAAGTAGACCCGCGCGATGTGCTCGGTGTCACGTTTGACGAGAATCATGAAGAACTGGTTATCGTCAAGGATATTGTCTACTACAGTCAGTGTGAGCACCACATGGCGCCGTTCTTCGGCAAGGTACACATTGGGTATGTACCAAGTGGCAAGATCGTTGGTCTGAGCAAAATGGCTCGTCTGGTCGAAGCAGTAACACGTCGCCTGCAAGTTCAGGAACGTATTACTTCACAGATCGCTGACATTCTGACAGAGGCCGTTGAACCTCATGGAGTTATGGTCGTTGTGGAAGGCGAGCACTTGTGCATGTGTTCCCGCGGCGTGAAGAAACCGGGAAGCAAGACGGTAACGTCTGCTGTACGTGGTTCTTTCCGTGAGAATCCGGCACAACGTGCGGAGTTCTTGTCTTTGGTGAAAGATTAA
- a CDS encoding YneF family protein: MDIVIPIITLIVGLVGGFFIGVFYLRKQLEKMQSNPDMLQKMAKQMGYNLNGKQMQRAQQMMKNQQPGAKMPQPQQHPARKSSGRRK; this comes from the coding sequence ATGGATATTGTTATACCGATTATTACATTGATTGTTGGTCTGGTCGGGGGATTTTTCATCGGGGTGTTCTACTTGCGTAAACAACTTGAGAAAATGCAAAGCAATCCGGACATGCTTCAGAAAATGGCGAAGCAAATGGGCTACAACCTGAATGGCAAGCAAATGCAGCGTGCCCAGCAGATGATGAAGAATCAGCAGCCAGGAGCGAAAATGCCTCAGCCGCAACAGCATCCTGCGCGTAAAAGTTCGGGCCGCCGAAAATAA
- a CDS encoding HD-GYP domain-containing protein has product MKYVNVESVEAGELLGKTVYSSNGTVLLSAGVQLTVYMVNTLKRIGVTMLYIQDEAYKDVDAEDILDETTKRAIINEMSVTLESIRSGKDWSPRKVALSIEKLLNDVLNGREMLVQLTDIRTKDNAQYVHAMNVCLLSSVIGLNMGLNYNQLKDLAVGALLHDIGKVGEPPGSGSAANSSLHHTWRGFEVIKNKREFSLLVAHTALQHHEHVDGTGMPRGIKGSDIHLFARIVSVANIYDNLINGLSKDSLMPHEACEEMMALSGTKLDRDILIEFNKSVSVYPNGTAVRLSTKETGVIVRQHRGLPGRPVIRVARGSTRYSLDVVEIDLAQHTTVFIEAVMT; this is encoded by the coding sequence ATGAAGTATGTAAACGTGGAGAGCGTGGAAGCGGGGGAGCTTCTGGGCAAGACGGTATATTCCAGTAACGGCACGGTACTGCTGTCTGCCGGAGTCCAGCTCACCGTATACATGGTCAATACGCTGAAGCGTATTGGCGTGACCATGTTATACATCCAGGATGAAGCGTATAAAGATGTGGATGCAGAAGACATTCTGGATGAAACCACGAAACGGGCAATAATTAACGAAATGAGTGTCACACTCGAATCCATTCGATCCGGGAAAGACTGGAGTCCGAGAAAAGTTGCCCTCAGTATAGAGAAGTTGCTAAATGATGTACTGAACGGGCGTGAAATGCTTGTGCAGCTCACCGATATTCGTACCAAAGACAATGCACAGTATGTTCATGCGATGAATGTATGTTTGTTGTCTTCGGTCATCGGACTGAATATGGGACTCAATTATAATCAACTGAAGGACCTTGCTGTGGGGGCATTATTGCATGATATAGGCAAAGTGGGGGAACCTCCGGGCAGTGGCTCTGCTGCGAATTCTTCGCTGCACCATACATGGCGTGGATTCGAAGTGATTAAGAACAAACGGGAGTTCAGTCTGTTGGTCGCCCATACAGCCCTGCAACATCATGAGCATGTAGATGGTACAGGCATGCCGAGAGGGATCAAGGGGAGTGACATTCATCTGTTTGCGAGAATCGTTAGTGTGGCTAATATCTACGATAATCTCATTAATGGTTTATCCAAGGACAGTTTGATGCCACATGAGGCCTGTGAAGAGATGATGGCGTTGTCTGGTACAAAGCTGGATCGGGACATTCTGATTGAGTTCAACAAGAGTGTATCCGTGTATCCCAATGGTACAGCGGTACGACTGTCCACCAAAGAGACTGGAGTCATTGTGCGTCAACATCGGGGATTGCCCGGCAGACCTGTAATCAGGGTGGCGCGCGGAAGTACGCGTTATTCTCTGGATGTGGTTGAAATCGATCTGGCTCAGCATACAACCGTTTTCATTGAAGCTGTCATGACGTAG
- the queG gene encoding tRNA epoxyqueuosine(34) reductase QueG has protein sequence MTSVQTGAAQDASVWEKLKQEIKAAGPGLGIDDIGFASADPFVSLKSLLEQSRDKGYASGFEEPDIEKRVHPALKDGEPASLIAIAVAYPSKMVNPPKSEPGAYRGIFARSAWGQDYHQVLRAAMDKLVNFIKERVPEAMIESMVDTGALVDRAVSQRAGIGFSAKNCAIISPKFGSWIFLGELVTNIPFQPDTPVTEDCGECTKCIDACPTGALVGPGQLNSQRCISFVTQTKGFVDEEFMLKIGNRLYGCDTCQIVCPKNRGKNWDHHPEFHPDPEIVKPLLLPLLDIGNREFKERFGQSSAAWRGKKPIQRNAVIALGNFKDKSAVPKLTEVLKRDPRPELRGTAAWALSRIGGEDAMRAIGEAAANEQDGNVLSMLQKAEERLSSSETLPKQPQAGQVSEKQQEEQNNENNALRALQQDLKMEAGIEPGSEQSAQPAKPEAAAWKPSAVTGLHGKPVYYDEILTPIGTLTLCATDEGLCHIDFGAFHVREAHLQQWARIWIGEYRYEKNEEKLSEAAKQLKEYFAGERKTFDLLLDRLGTPFQLQVWQVLSDISYGEASSHQQVAEIIGRPKAVRAVLDAISKNPIPIIIPCHRISGKDGTLVGYVGGLQTKEQLLALEQLS, from the coding sequence ATGACGAGCGTACAGACCGGGGCAGCACAGGATGCCTCCGTATGGGAAAAGTTAAAACAGGAGATCAAGGCAGCTGGCCCCGGACTGGGCATTGATGATATCGGTTTTGCTTCGGCTGATCCCTTTGTTTCCCTGAAGTCGCTGCTGGAGCAGTCGCGGGATAAAGGGTATGCTTCAGGTTTTGAAGAGCCGGATATTGAAAAAAGGGTGCACCCCGCCTTAAAAGATGGCGAGCCCGCTTCACTTATCGCAATAGCCGTGGCATACCCATCCAAAATGGTGAATCCGCCGAAATCGGAGCCTGGTGCGTATCGAGGCATTTTTGCCCGTTCGGCTTGGGGTCAGGATTATCATCAGGTCCTGCGTGCAGCGATGGACAAGTTGGTCAATTTTATAAAGGAACGCGTACCTGAAGCGATGATCGAAAGCATGGTAGACACCGGAGCATTGGTGGATCGTGCGGTGTCCCAGCGTGCGGGGATTGGTTTTAGCGCCAAAAATTGTGCCATTATATCACCCAAATTCGGTTCATGGATTTTTCTCGGAGAACTGGTAACAAATATTCCTTTTCAACCAGACACACCTGTGACCGAAGACTGTGGTGAATGTACAAAATGTATCGATGCCTGTCCTACAGGAGCATTGGTGGGGCCGGGGCAGTTGAATTCACAGCGTTGTATTTCTTTTGTAACCCAGACGAAAGGGTTCGTGGATGAAGAATTTATGCTGAAAATAGGAAACCGTCTGTACGGTTGTGACACATGTCAGATTGTCTGTCCGAAGAACCGGGGCAAGAACTGGGATCACCATCCCGAGTTTCACCCCGATCCGGAGATTGTGAAGCCACTTCTACTGCCGCTACTGGACATTGGTAACCGGGAATTCAAGGAACGTTTCGGTCAGAGTTCCGCCGCCTGGCGGGGCAAGAAGCCGATTCAACGCAACGCCGTTATTGCCCTGGGCAATTTCAAAGACAAAAGTGCTGTACCCAAACTTACAGAAGTACTAAAACGTGATCCGCGCCCCGAGTTGCGGGGAACCGCAGCTTGGGCGTTAAGCAGAATTGGAGGAGAAGACGCCATGAGAGCAATTGGGGAAGCTGCCGCTAACGAACAAGATGGGAACGTACTAAGCATGCTGCAGAAGGCCGAGGAGCGACTGAGTTCGTCCGAGACCTTACCCAAACAGCCACAGGCTGGGCAAGTGAGTGAGAAGCAGCAAGAGGAACAGAATAACGAGAACAATGCCTTACGTGCGTTACAACAGGATTTGAAAATGGAAGCCGGGATTGAACCGGGTAGTGAGCAGTCTGCACAGCCTGCCAAACCGGAAGCCGCAGCGTGGAAACCTTCAGCCGTTACGGGTCTTCATGGCAAGCCCGTATACTACGATGAGATACTGACACCGATTGGTACTCTTACGTTATGCGCGACGGATGAAGGGCTGTGTCACATTGATTTTGGCGCCTTTCACGTACGCGAAGCTCATCTGCAACAATGGGCCCGCATCTGGATTGGCGAGTATCGATATGAGAAGAATGAAGAGAAGCTCAGCGAAGCTGCAAAGCAGTTAAAGGAGTATTTTGCAGGGGAGAGAAAAACGTTCGACTTGCTGCTTGATCGGCTTGGAACACCATTCCAGCTACAAGTATGGCAAGTTCTGTCCGATATATCTTATGGAGAGGCCTCATCACACCAACAGGTTGCGGAAATCATCGGCAGACCCAAGGCTGTTCGTGCAGTTCTGGACGCCATTAGCAAGAATCCGATTCCGATTATTATTCCCTGTCACCGTATCAGTGGTAAAGACGGTACCCTGGTGGGTTATGTAGGCGGTCTGCAAACCAAGGAGCAATTGCTCGCATTGGAGCAGCTATCGTAA
- the lepB gene encoding signal peptidase I produces MEHVTSEQRNEPSKPEQPGKSWVVELWDWVKTIVVAFVIMMLLNLFVFNLSMVKGQSMQPTLVERDRLFVNKIVYHLGTPSRSDVIVLRDPSEGVEKKDFLVKRIVGLPGDTIEVRDHHLYVNGEQQAETYTDIEVQDPDFGPITLEPDHFFVMGDNRHEGKSKDSRVFGSITSDQIVGKAEFIFWPFSELKKL; encoded by the coding sequence ATGGAACATGTGACTTCCGAACAACGAAATGAACCGTCAAAGCCTGAACAACCGGGAAAATCATGGGTTGTCGAGCTGTGGGACTGGGTCAAAACGATTGTTGTTGCTTTTGTAATCATGATGCTGCTGAACCTGTTTGTGTTCAATCTGTCGATGGTCAAGGGACAGTCCATGCAGCCGACACTGGTTGAGCGAGATCGCCTTTTTGTCAACAAAATCGTATACCATCTGGGTACTCCTTCCCGATCAGATGTGATCGTACTTCGTGATCCAAGTGAAGGTGTAGAGAAGAAGGATTTTCTGGTGAAACGGATCGTTGGACTTCCGGGAGATACAATTGAAGTTAGGGATCACCATCTATATGTGAACGGCGAGCAACAAGCGGAAACGTACACCGATATTGAGGTGCAGGACCCTGATTTTGGCCCAATCACACTAGAGCCGGATCATTTCTTCGTGATGGGGGATAATCGTCATGAAGGCAAAAGTAAGGATAGCCGAGTGTTTGGCAGTATTACATCCGACCAGATTGTAGGCAAGGCTGAATTTATTTTCTGGCCGTTTTCTGAATTGAAGAAATTGTAA
- a CDS encoding GNAT family N-acetyltransferase, with the protein MHVRSFQLSDASQMTELLQVALSEECYENTMGPFARQLSWDSDLIMVAEEEGDLVGALIGTIDHNQGCIYRIAVHPDYRRRGVGKTLVEAMEQRFQQRKVSQVWVAGDEHNKVAMPLYEAMGYGANQIMSAFQTLSILSKA; encoded by the coding sequence ATGCACGTTCGTTCCTTTCAGTTGAGTGATGCAAGCCAGATGACGGAGCTTCTCCAGGTTGCACTATCGGAAGAGTGTTATGAGAACACGATGGGCCCGTTTGCCCGTCAATTGTCATGGGATTCTGATCTGATCATGGTTGCGGAAGAAGAGGGAGACCTCGTCGGCGCTTTGATCGGTACGATTGATCACAACCAGGGTTGTATCTACCGTATTGCGGTACATCCAGACTATCGTCGCCGTGGAGTCGGCAAAACACTTGTCGAGGCTATGGAACAGCGGTTCCAGCAGCGTAAAGTCAGCCAAGTATGGGTGGCGGGTGATGAGCACAACAAAGTAGCCATGCCTCTATATGAAGCAATGGGTTACGGTGCCAATCAGATTATGAGCGCTTTCCAGACTCTTAGTATTTTGTCCAAAGCTTAG
- a CDS encoding superoxide dismutase → MTFQLPALPYANDALEPHIDAKTMEIHHDRHHNTYVTNLNAALESAPELQEKSLEDLIANLDSVPEGIRTAVRNNGGGHANHSLFWEIIGPNGGGAPTGDIAAAIDSELGGFDKFKEDFAKAATTRFGSGWAWLVVGKDGKLSITSTPNQDSPLFEGLTPVLGLDVWEHAYYLNYQNKRPDYIAAFWNVINWDEVNKRYASAK, encoded by the coding sequence ATGACTTTTCAATTACCAGCACTTCCTTACGCTAACGACGCATTGGAACCACATATCGATGCAAAAACGATGGAAATCCACCACGATCGCCATCACAATACTTATGTAACTAACTTGAACGCAGCTCTGGAAAGCGCTCCTGAACTGCAAGAAAAAAGTTTGGAAGATCTGATTGCTAACCTTGACAGCGTACCAGAAGGCATCCGCACAGCGGTTCGCAACAATGGTGGTGGACATGCTAACCACAGCTTGTTCTGGGAAATCATTGGACCTAACGGCGGCGGCGCTCCTACAGGCGATATCGCAGCAGCTATCGATAGCGAACTGGGTGGCTTTGATAAATTCAAAGAAGATTTCGCTAAAGCAGCTACAACTCGTTTCGGTTCCGGCTGGGCTTGGCTCGTAGTTGGTAAAGATGGCAAGTTGTCCATCACTAGCACACCTAACCAAGACAGCCCTCTCTTCGAAGGTCTGACTCCGGTTCTGGGTCTGGATGTATGGGAGCACGCTTACTACCTGAACTACCAAAACAAACGTCCTGACTACATCGCCGCTTTCTGGAATGTAATCAACTGGGATGAAGTGAACAAACGTTACGCTTCTGCAAAATAA
- the mutY gene encoding A/G-specific adenine glycosylase has protein sequence MGLQEQKQHFSVNLLDWYMINRRDLPWRRHNNPYFTWVSEIMLQQTRVDTVIPYFNRFIGNFPTVQALAEAPEEDVLKNWEGLGYYSRARNLQAAARQVMELHAGEMPQDKPAVFALKGVGPYTAGAILSIAFNQPQPAVDGNVMRVLSRYFLIDEDIMKGSTRVLMEELAGELIPEGRARDFNQALMELGALVCTPKAPHCLTCPVMEQCSGRIAGRELTLPVKTKAKPPRPEQRLVAIVEGRGAHRGQVLVRQRPDTGLLARMWELPHVLAAPAAASKKAAPLADEPAMALLAGSLWAEGFAARPEGLATHAEHVFSHIVWSLQVYKCTEQDQSSELPLIAAEARAAYDAQAATREGTASSSAVSPVSDTMHSSEQATPNAQNIATSLNDGEMLAPSDVSDLALSTPTLTGKGDGLTYRWIGPGRYGQDGIPQHISEADQQLFCWCV, from the coding sequence ATGGGTTTACAGGAACAGAAACAACATTTCAGCGTGAATCTGCTGGACTGGTATATGATCAACCGACGGGATTTGCCGTGGCGTCGCCACAACAATCCGTATTTCACATGGGTATCGGAGATTATGCTTCAGCAGACTCGGGTCGATACGGTAATTCCGTATTTCAATCGTTTTATCGGGAATTTCCCGACTGTGCAGGCGTTGGCGGAAGCACCCGAAGAGGATGTGTTGAAAAATTGGGAGGGACTCGGTTATTACTCCCGTGCACGTAATCTCCAGGCAGCCGCGAGACAAGTCATGGAGCTGCACGCAGGCGAGATGCCGCAGGACAAGCCGGCTGTCTTTGCATTAAAAGGGGTTGGCCCGTATACTGCCGGGGCCATTCTCAGCATTGCCTTCAACCAGCCGCAGCCTGCGGTAGATGGCAATGTCATGCGGGTACTGTCCCGATACTTCCTCATTGATGAGGACATTATGAAGGGCAGCACCCGGGTGTTGATGGAAGAGCTCGCAGGAGAGCTCATTCCGGAAGGGCGTGCGCGTGATTTCAATCAGGCGCTGATGGAGCTGGGCGCGCTGGTGTGTACACCCAAAGCGCCGCACTGCCTGACTTGCCCGGTCATGGAGCAATGTTCCGGCCGTATCGCCGGAAGAGAGCTCACGCTGCCGGTCAAGACCAAGGCGAAGCCGCCGCGCCCTGAGCAGCGGCTGGTCGCGATTGTGGAGGGCCGCGGTGCTCATCGCGGCCAAGTGCTTGTGCGCCAGCGCCCAGACACGGGCCTACTGGCCCGGATGTGGGAGCTGCCGCATGTGCTCGCGGCGCCCGCCGCAGCGAGCAAGAAGGCGGCGCCGCTGGCGGATGAGCCGGCCATGGCATTGCTGGCCGGCAGTCTGTGGGCGGAAGGCTTCGCTGCCCGCCCGGAAGGGCTGGCTACCCATGCGGAGCATGTGTTCAGCCACATTGTCTGGAGCCTGCAGGTGTACAAGTGTACGGAGCAGGACCAGAGCAGTGAGCTTCCGCTGATCGCAGCGGAAGCCAGAGCCGCCTACGATGCACAGGCGGCAACAAGGGAGGGCACAGCCTCATCATCAGCTGTGTCACCTGTATCAGACACAATGCATTCATCGGAGCAAGCCACGCCTAATGCGCAGAACATCGCAACATCGCTTAACGATGGAGAGATGTTGGCACCATCTGATGTTAGTGACCTAGCGCTGAGCACTCCGACACTGACAGGTAAAGGTGATGGCTTGACCTACCGCTGGATCGGACCGGGAAGATATGGACAAGATGGCATTCCCCAACATATTTCTGAAGCTGATCAGCAGTTATTTTGCTGGTGCGTATGA
- the acpS gene encoding holo-ACP synthase — protein MIYGIGNDVLEIGRMRKLLSGRHAEAFIKRILTPAEREIAVRRGKRMTEFVSGRFAAKEAVSKAFGCGIGGVMGFTDIEVLPDGTGRPVASLSSQAWERLQLPYDKQYDIHLSITHQTELAAAFAIVEQMEK, from the coding sequence ATGATATATGGCATAGGTAATGATGTGCTGGAGATTGGACGTATGCGGAAGCTGTTGTCTGGTCGCCATGCGGAAGCTTTCATAAAACGAATTTTAACGCCAGCAGAGCGGGAGATCGCGGTTCGTCGAGGGAAGCGGATGACGGAGTTTGTATCCGGTCGATTTGCAGCGAAAGAAGCGGTGTCTAAGGCATTTGGCTGCGGTATTGGTGGTGTCATGGGCTTCACTGACATTGAGGTGCTGCCTGATGGGACAGGACGTCCCGTGGCCTCGCTGTCCAGTCAAGCCTGGGAACGTCTGCAGCTGCCATACGATAAGCAATATGACATTCATTTGAGCATTACGCATCAGACGGAATTGGCAGCGGCCTTTGCGATCGTGGAACAGATGGAAAAGTAG